Part of the Triticum urartu cultivar G1812 chromosome 2, Tu2.1, whole genome shotgun sequence genome, acagtgaacattttcttaaatACACGATGAACATTTCTGTTATACATGATGAATATTTCTGTTATACACGATGAACTCTTGTATAATACACAAAAAAGAATAATAAGAAACACAATTTTTTCATGGTATGAATGAAAGAATGGACCATAAAGCATTATCTTTATATATTGATGGAAGAAAAAggaaatgaaaaaataaaaataaaagaaataaaaaattggaaagaaaaaccaaaaaaatatgaaaccagaaaaacatgaaagaaccaAAAGAAAAAACCGAATAAgataaaacaaaacaaaacagaaGAATCGAACAAAAAAAATGAAGCAGCGAAACGCACAGCACACGCTGCCGCGATCTAATGGACAAAGGGTTtttaaagtactccctccgtaaactaatataagagcgtttagatcactatagtttacagagggagtagtcaGCAAACAGAAGAATCAGATGGGCCCACCCCCGGCTGAAACtcagaggggggggggggaagagatTAGTTTGAAGGGAATAAGTAAAGCCCCGGTAAACATCACGTGCGTTTAGAATTATTACTCTCATAATCATAGGAGGTCCCCCGGATTCCATGCTAAACATGGACTTGGCCATGCTAAATAGGATCTGCCCTGCGCCAGATGGGCGTTCTGATACATATATCGAGAACCCACAACTGCCGAGAGGACGGCTGATTAGCTTGCGCATCGCATGTCCAAATGAAGCTAGCGATTACCAAATCTTCCTTTGCAAGGTCACTAATGGACAAAGGGTCTTTAAAGCAGTCAGTAAACATTTCGTCAAAAGTTATCATTGAGACAATATTTTCGTCTACACGGATGACGCTTATCCTTACTTTCCACCATTCTGGCGAATTCTTCCCACTCGCTTGGTACCTTTGTAGGTACAAAACTCCAAAACCATCGACGTAAGACTGTACGACGAGCAATATGCAGGAAGAAAAGTTGACCCAATGTATATGAGCTACGCGTTCGTGTGTTTTTGTATACTTACTGTTTCACCCAATATCTCGGTACGTAGCTCTTCTTCTTTGCCGGCCATCATTTGTTCGCACAAAATGTTTTACCGGCTACTTGCCCTAGGACGGACAAACTTGTTCTAAACTCTCTCTTAATTAATGAATTAATAAATGCGGCAATTCGTTTGCCCTTTAAAAAAAATCTTGGCAGAAAATGAGTTAACTGAATCAGGCACATACACAGCTGAGTGGAGTGGATCTGATGCTGCAGCTTGTATGTATATACTCTGCGGTCTACATGCATGCATGCTTTAGTCTCCGAGGATATGGCATCGAAGTGCCTCCTGCTTGCATGTCATCTTTAGGGCGACTGGCTGTATTCGTACGTTGTCGTTACTCACCCATGCAAAAGTTAGAGAGGTCTATGTCTGTAACCGTTGGGAGACAGTAGCACGGAATACTTATAACAAGTTTGGATGGTAATCTAACAATATGATAGGTGGCTAGTCACCATGTCCTATTTTCGCGGGTTGTGGCCTTTTTTTCATTGATTTTCTTGGCTTTGCTTGCGTAATGGATCTGAACTACGAACTTTGTGGCTACTTTGTTTAATTAAATGATTGTCTGCATCACTTGATGCAGATGTGGGGGTCTTCCTCCTTTTTGAAAAAAACCAAATATATTCACCTATGTTGTCACAGTCAGTTTTTTTTTAACTTTTACAAATTCTTGTTAATATATTCACCCGAACAAAAAGTTGTTCAATAAAGTGCCAGGAAACCGTAGAGGTGAGTCGGAGAAAGAAGCCAGTGTTCATGGATCCGCGTGGTGCTGCACTCACGCTCGCAGTACCCAAGTGCAGGTACAAATGGTTTGCTACTCCATGTTGCCCTCATTAGCCATACTATGTTGAGGTTCTTAGTGTGTGGTCATCCATAAAAATAATCTGTCTTTGAGGCCGGCCGGCTGCTTTTCAACGTACGTAACTCGGCCAAACAGGGCGCGTGTTTGAATGATTGATCTCATATTGCCCGCCTGTCATATCATGCGCATATACATGGATGGATCCATCAACCATATCTATCTAGTAGTACAACAACAAATCAACATCACGGGCATGTTTGTAAACACGATTTCTTAAGTTAATTATTGCCTTGACGAATGCTAGTATCATCCTTTCGGCGGAGCGAATGGTATGATGCCCCGTTATCTTCCTTTCTACTAATTTGATTCCGTACAAGATCACAAGATCAACCTTAATTTGCTTGCACTCCACAAAGTCGGGGCGGGGCGGCTATCTGATGGAAACCCACGATTCAACTGACACCGTATCTCTTTGGATTTTCGATTCAGGATCTTCTTCAGGGCCTTACTTCGGATGTTATCTAAGTAGCTCCTCCCAAGTAGGTAGCTACAAAATTTTAATAATACATGTTAAACTTTTTTGTATTATTTGATGAAATGTTTGAAAGAATATGAATATATACTTTGAACAAATTTTGaatacacattgaacattttgTAACTTACGCTGAACAATTTTCGAACACACACTGAACATTTGTGTAATATACACTGAACAAATTTCAAAATGCACAGTGAAAATTTGTATGTCGTTGAACAATTTATAATGAACAATTTCTTAATACACAATTAACACTTTTGTAAGACGCAAGGAACTTTGTATACTACacaaaaaaggaaagaaaattATAAAATTAAAAGGAAAGAaaaatgaaagaaataaaaatagaAACAAAAACAGAAAAGAAGAGAGAAAAGAAACAGAAGAATGAAAAAACAGCAAAGCGACCATGGGCCAGCCAAATCTGGGGCATCAGGAGGCCGCGCTTCAGCGAAACCATGCCCTTTTGACGATCTTGAGCGTCAAATAGGAATCACATAGTCATATTGGTGGGACGGGACTCCATGCTAAAACATGGACTTAGTGAATCCCGAAGGTGATGGGCTTTTACATTCAGTTTGGCACAGTGCCGCCAATATATATTGAGAGCTCACAATGGCCGAGAGGACGTCTGATTAGCTTACCGTGTCGAAATGAAGCAAGCGATTACCAAATCTCACTTTGCAAGGTCACTAATGGACAAAGACTAAAGTAGTCAACAAACATTTTGTCAAAAGGTCACTAACGTATCATTGACACGATTTTTTCGCCTATATACAGCTGGCGCTTATCCTTATTCTTCCACCATTGTGGCGAATTCTTCTCACTCGTTTGATACTTTTTTTAGCTACATAACTCCAAATCCATCGACATAAAACTACTGTACGATGGGCAATGCACCAAGAAAAGTTCACATAATGTATCTCTTGTCGGAGCTACGGCTGGGCAAAACCAGACCATGGCCCGCCCAGCTCAACTAAAGTTTAGTGAAGACTGTTCTATTTTTTTAGCTGGCCCGCGCAAAGATGTGGATGCAGCTCCGCCACACACAGCCGCACGCGCGGGAGTGGATCTGATCCTGCAAGTATACTCTCTACCGTCTACATGTATGCATGCTAGGAGACCATATGGGATGGAAGTGACCCCTGTTCCATGCCGTCTATGTCAGTGTATGCTGTAACAGTGCGGGGACTGGATCTGATCCTGCAACTTGTATAGTATACTCTCTACCGTCTACATTTATGCATGCTAGGAGACCATATGTGACCCCTGTTCCATGCCGTCTATGTCAGTGTATGCTGTAACAGtcagttttttttctttttacaaATGTGGATCCTAATATGTCATTAGACCTTTGTGATCCTTACTTTTTTTTGCGGGGCCCTTTGGGATCCTTACTGATATTAACCACGACAATAAGTTGTGGAAGAAGGTGCGAGGGAGAAAACCAGTAGTACCGGAGAGGGTATGGTGGAGAAAGAAGCCACTGTTCATGGATCCGCGTGGTGCTGCCCTCACGCGTGCAGCACCCAAATGTGTGTACAAGTGTTCTGCTACTCCATGTTACCTTCACTAGCCATATTATGTTGAGGCTCTAAATGTGTCACCATCCATGAAATAATCGTCTTTGAAGCCGGCCGGCTGCTTTTCAACGTACGTAACTCGGCCGGACCAAGTATGTTTGAATGATTTATCTCATTTTAGCCGCCTATCATATCATGTGCATATGCATAGATAGGTTCGTCCATCATATTCATATCTAGTAGACGACAACAAATCAACCACGCTGGCGTTTTTGTAAACATGATGACGTTAGTTAATTATTGCCCTGACGAATGTCCGTATCATCCTTTCGGCAGAACGAATGGTATGATCCCCCGTTATTGTCCTTGCTACTAATTTAATTTCATACTAGATCACAAGAGATTTGCAGGCACTCCACAAACTCAGCGCGGGGCGGCTATGTGATGGAAACCCATGATTCAAAAAAAACCGTATCCATCTGGATGTTGCATTCAGGATCTTCTTCAGGGCCTCACTTTGGATGTTATCTAGCTAGCTCCTTCCAAGTAGGTATCTACCTCTTGTCTGTGCTATTTGTCTGCCTGTTTTCAGAACAGTACGTTTTGCTGCATGCCATGTTTATTTCTTCTTGATGGAAATGATCTTGTCTTCGTCTGAGTAAATTGATGAATTAGTTGGTGAGTCTATTTTGTCTGGGTTTCAATAGTGTTTAAGGTTGCCGTGCGATTAAATTAAGAAAGCAACTATGGGTTTGTCCGTCTTGGAGTTGATTCCTACTTATCTTTTCTGATAAATAGCTCTTTTACTAACTCAAAATTAATTCAACATATAGCATGGAGTTGACACACAACATATAGCATGATTAAAATGCACATAACCAACACTAAGAGTCTCACAAATTAAGAAAGACATAAAGGCAAGAGTAAGTCATGTGCGACCGAAACTATGTCTGTGTCGACGATGGTGAAGGTCCTATCAGGAGACTATGCCACCATCCATATTGGAAAAAATCTCCTTGACCAGCTGCTCCAAACATGTACATACATCCACGAACAGAGGAAGATACTCCATTAGTTGTAGCATATACCACGTACGAAGCCAATGCCTACAACGATGGATAACCTACATGGGAGAAGAGCTTTTACATTTAAGAAACCATATAATTTCAACAGAGACAATATGACCATAGTGAGACACATGCTACCACCCTTATTAGTATACAATTTTTTGGGGGGTGTACTGCCAAGGCAAACAATATATATTGTCAACACTTGTTGGTGGATACAAATTTGACATTATTTGGATGGATCACGTAGAACATGCAACCATGCATCTGAAAAAGAGGCGTTTGATTGTCTCATCAAGATTGGAAAACTACAATGAGGTATAGAGATGGATACTGTTCTCGGAGTGTGGCATTTCCCAACCACTTATCCTCCCATAATCTAATCTCTGAGCCGCCCTTTATCGTGAATGAATCAAAGCGGAAAATATGTTTATTTGCCTCCACCAGTTTTGCCCAAAAATGTGAATTTCCATGCTTCTAGCATGTTTGAGATAGGCTTTTGGACCTAAGCACTTATTGCATAAGAGGGTTTAACATACACCATCCTTGGTAAGAAGCTTATAAGGCGTTATTTTTGACATGGATGTCCTGCATACCTAGACCTCCTTGTCGACAAACCATACTCCATTTGGTCAGATATATTTGTTCTTTTCACTGTCCCCTATCAAAAGAATTTGGATCTAGATCTTGCAGAATCCCTTTTGAGAGCTGGAAAAATGAAAGCACATGAAGAACCTAGTTCATGAGAACATGATTGATCAAGACAAAGTATTCCTCCAATAGAGAGCAACTTGCCTTTTCATGTACCCACTCATTTGCCTAAGCACTCTCCAATGTGTTTGCACTCTTTATTAATGAGGGGTCGATAACGAATCAGAATTCCCCAGCGTCGAGTAGTACTATAGCAGTATCTGATTTGGAGTTGAATCCTAGTTAGGCGTGGCATAGGTATTAGGTACTGCAAGATTGTGTTCTATCTCATGGTGTCTGCAGGAGCACTTGGGATATTCAAGGCGTTTTGGCATGTTCGTACATAACGAAGTTGAGGTGCTAGTATACGGCGAGTTCTGTTGCCGCCGGACTTCAGTTGCCGGCTTGCCACCTTCCAAGAGACGGGCGGTGTGAGACGAGGATGAGGTGTGAAGTTTGTGTTCAAGTGCTCATCGACGTAGGGTTCTGTTGTAGTTGAAGCCTATCACAATCGAGGGGCTATTGTGTGTGGTGAGTGAGGACGAAGACATGAGGGATTATTACAAGACGTCACCACATGTAGTATGCAAATTAATAGCCAGCCTCTCATGGTGTCGTGGCTCTACATCGGCCTGCAGTTTTCTAAATAAACTATGGACCAAAAAAGATGCCTTGCTCTTGCTGCCTGCAGTCTCATAGCTTGCAGCTATAAAGCCAGCTGGGATGCTGCCTGTGGGGATGAAACACAGCGGCCATCATTAAGTAAACAGAACAGCCATGTCGCAGGTGCAGCATGGCCTCCacgagctgctgctgctgctgcaggCGAGGTCGCCGTCTCCACAGGCAGCCCTGGTGGTCTCTCTGCTGCTCGTCTGTCCACTTCTCGTACTCCTCGTGGCACGTCGCTTCGGGACGCCGTCGACGGCCACCGTCACCGCGAGAGCCAGAGAAGATCAGCTGAGCAAGCTGCCTTCTCCTTCCAGCAGGCTCCCCATCGTCGGCCACCTGCACCTCGTCGGCCCCCTCCCGCACGTCTCGCTCCGAGACCTCGCCGCCGAGCACGGACGCGATGGACTCATGCTCCTCCGCCTTGGTGCCGTCCCGACGCTCATCGTGTCCTCGCCGAGCGCCGCGCAGGCCGTGCTGCGCACCCACGACCAGGTGTTCGCGTCCCGGGCCTACTCCCCCGTCACCGACATCCTCTTCTACGGCTCCACGGACGTCGCCTTCTGCGCCTACGGCGAGCACTGGCGGCAGGTCAAGAAGATCGCCACCACGCACCTCCTCACCAACAAGAAGGTCCGCTCCTACCGCCATGCGCGCGAGAACGAGGTAGCCATCCATCAACTTGAATTTGATTGCACCATGTGCATGTTGCGAGAATATGTTTTAGAGCACCCTGCATCCAGGCCCTTCTTATATAGCCATCAATTTCTCGCATCGCAATTTGTGCAAGTAtatttctcttttttgtttctctaTATAGAACATGTCCTGAAGTTTAAACCTACGTAAAACAGTAAAGCTTTCTAACTAGAATCTAGGATAAAACTTTTAGATTTTTTGGTCAAACATAAATATACAAAATAAGTTTTGTTTGGTTAAAAAAATCTTATTTTTAGTATTTATGTCGgaccaaaaattctgaaaaatttaTCCTAGATTCTAGTTAGAAAGGTTTGCCGCACTACAAAGGTTTGAACTTCAAGACATGTTCTATAtgagaaaaacaaaaaaagagaaaaatatatGTAGAAAGTTAGTTGTGTCACATAGATCTTAAAGCGACATTGGAGGGTCGGGATAGCGGGGCCGGGATGCAGGTGCTCAAAAACTCTGTGTCGGTGCATGTTGTCCACCTCATCAGACATACTGAGATTAATTATTGCTGCCTCTGCTCGCCTCCTCGATCAACAAGGTGAGGTTGGTGGTGGCCAAGATCCGGGAGGCGGCCACCACTGGCATCGCCATGGACATGAGTGACCTCCTCAACGCATTCGCCAACGACATTGTCTGCCATGCTGTGGCCGGTAAGTCTTTCAGAAAACAAGGCCACAACAAGCTCTTCCGGGAGCTCGTCGAGGCCAACTCGTCGCTCATCGGCGGTTTCAACCTGGAAGACTACTTCCCAGTGTTGGTGAAGCTGGACTTCATCAAGAGGATGGTGTGCGCCAAGGCCCGGAAGGTGAACAAGATGTGGGACGAACTTCTCAATAGCCTCATCGATGAGCATGCAAGCAGGCCCGCGTCAGAACAAGGTGGCGAGGAAAGCGACTTCATCGACGTGTTGCTTTCCATTCAACAAGAGTACAATCTTACTAGAGACCATATTAAGGCTCAGTTGGAGGTATGACCTCACAAACCTCACCTACCTACATATATTAAGGTTCCGTTCCAAATTATTTGAAGTTATAGCTTTGTGTTTAGTCAAATTTTACAATATTTGACTAAGTCTATTCAAAAATGTCTTAGTATTTACAACATCAAATATATATAGTATACGGAATATATTTTGTAACAAAGCTAATTTGGCTTCAATAATATTGTTatattttttctataaacttggtcaattTAAAGAGTTGACTTAAGACAAACATAAAACTTTAAATAATTTGGAACGGGGAGTGTAGCTTATATATGTTGTCCGTTCTGATATGTGTATACGTGTGTATGTATGTATGCATGCAGATCATGTTTGAAGCTGGCACCGATACATCGTTCATAGTGTTGGAATATGCCATGGTTCGGCTCATGCAAAAACCCCACCTCATGAATAAGCTGAAAACCGAGGTCAGGAGCACTATATCCAAGGGGAAAGAAATGATTGCTGAAGATGATCTGAGCAGTTTGGCCTACCTAAAGGCAGTCATCAAAGAGACACTTCGGCTCCATATGCCCGCACCGCTCCTTGTGCCTCACCTCTCTATGGCCGACTGCAAAATTAATGACTACACCATACCATCAGGGACGCGCGCCATCGTCAACAGCTGGGCTCTTGCAAGGGATCCTAGTAGCTGGGAGAGCGCAGAAGAGTTCATGCCTGAGCGGTTCATGGAAGGTGGTAGCGCTGCAACTATGGACTACAAGGGAAACGATTTCCCCTACTTGCCCTTTGGAACTGGGCGGAGGATATGCCCAGGTATCAACTTTGCTATTGTGACCATTGAAATCATGCTAGCAAATCTCATGTACCACTTCGACTGGAAGCTACCATCAGAATCAATGGAAGCTGGCATCAGTATGACTGAATCATTTGGGGTAACAGTGCACCGAAAGGAGAAGCTCCTCCTTGTCCCTGTAGTGCCGGAAGATTAATAAAAACTGGTCCATAGGAACTACCTACATAATAGTCGTATGGATTTTCAGACTTTTTGTTAAGCACGAGTGTATTGAATAAACAAAGCATTGCATCAGAAATCGATCACCATATTCATGAGTATAAATTAAGACTAGTACATGAATGCTCATTTGAACAGTTTATAACATTATATGTGTGACTCGTTGATTGAAATGTCCTTAGCAGCAATACTCAATACTTCCTTGTACAACTTGGTTTTTGGTAACAGATAGATAACCTTGCTTACTTCCACGGGCCACAATCAAAGAGCCTCTGGTGGGCTTCCATTTTCCTTCACCATGGTAATTGCCATTGATGAGATTATCAAGCGACCTTATAACGGAAATATGCCTCATGTCATTGCGAAACAACCCGCAGCCAATGTTTGGTTTAAAGCATATGTTTGTCAATATTTTTTGATAGACCACTATCTCTCATTCTCATAGAGCCACTAATGCAAGTGGTGTGTGATCTGAAGTGCTCTTAGTATGATGTGATATGTACACCCTAACTCATTGCATCGTCATGAACAAAAATATAGCATTCTTCATCTCTAATGACTAAATAGTCCTCACATTGTGTAGTCATGTCGGAAAACGTCTCTTCCATTTGCTTGGTTTTACTTTGGAGTTTTACCTTCTCCAAGCTCTGTTTTATATAGCATGCAATCATTCTTTTGGTGTCCTAGATTGCCACAAGTAAACTCTTTTTTGTCTTAACCTTGATCTCCCACTAGATTTATCTATGCCTTGCTGAGTCTTGCATGTCTACTTCCATGATTCCCATATTTTATCTTGGGTTTAGCCACATTTGCATAATGAGAAGAGGCTCTGTTTTCTCCATGTTATATATTTTTGGATTCTTCATTCAATATGATGTTCTTCACATCTCTAGTGTTGGCCTACCATTTGAACTTGAACTGCTGAGTGACAAAAAAAATGTGTTCTAGCTATTAGGAATGGAACTCATT contains:
- the LOC125534904 gene encoding indole-2-monooxygenase-like; translation: MSQVQHGLHELLLLLQARSPSPQAALVVSLLLVCPLLVLLVARRFGTPSTATVTARAREDQLSKLPSPSSRLPIVGHLHLVGPLPHVSLRDLAAEHGRDGLMLLRLGAVPTLIVSSPSAAQAVLRTHDQVFASRAYSPVTDILFYGSTDVAFCAYGEHWRQVKKIATTHLLTNKKVRSYRHARENEVRLVVAKIREAATTGIAMDMSDLLNAFANDIVCHAVAGKSFRKQGHNKLFRELVEANSSLIGGFNLEDYFPVLVKLDFIKRMVCAKARKVNKMWDELLNSLIDEHASRPASEQGGEESDFIDVLLSIQQEYNLTRDHIKAQLEIMFEAGTDTSFIVLEYAMVRLMQKPHLMNKLKTEVRSTISKGKEMIAEDDLSSLAYLKAVIKETLRLHMPAPLLVPHLSMADCKINDYTIPSGTRAIVNSWALARDPSSWESAEEFMPERFMEGGSAATMDYKGNDFPYLPFGTGRRICPGINFAIVTIEIMLANLMYHFDWKLPSESMEAGISMTESFGVTVHRKEKLLLVPVVPED